In the Ruminococcus sp. OA3 genome, one interval contains:
- a CDS encoding GGDEF domain-containing protein, translating into MQNRYIVQIRDEYAKIEDQWLEIHKKINLCSAIASFGIELVMFFVLHSIHVVTATVPVYILKYIAVPTALNFTVVGVMYFLVHRYRENRILKRFAVSMCLIVICFILFSAHNIFTALYMLFGIPIMLTTVYGDYRLTTATAVISMAAEVAGELLIFWDPDKVSILMDSMEVINFLISLVILVGVYAVALVIIYYERQKNEASIKKELERYRLQLELLKDNLTSLYNRAALQEQLQVMEKSSESFIFVMIDVDDFKLINDTMGHVSGDNVLKKMADVLIKYSQDNPAFRFGGDEFCILFKNKTSGQVADICREIQAELRRITDVEGVRGVTASFGIAAYETGLPAELLVEYADQALYEAKKNKGSISIYEKNRNRDNG; encoded by the coding sequence ATGCAGAACCGATATATTGTACAGATACGTGATGAGTATGCCAAAATTGAAGACCAGTGGCTGGAAATACATAAAAAGATTAATCTGTGTTCGGCGATTGCATCGTTTGGGATTGAACTGGTGATGTTTTTTGTGCTCCACAGTATTCATGTGGTTACCGCCACGGTACCGGTCTATATTCTGAAGTATATTGCAGTTCCAACAGCATTGAATTTTACAGTTGTCGGAGTTATGTATTTCTTAGTTCACAGATACCGGGAAAACAGGATTCTGAAACGTTTTGCGGTATCCATGTGCCTCATCGTCATTTGTTTTATCCTGTTTTCAGCACACAATATTTTTACGGCTTTGTATATGTTGTTTGGTATTCCGATCATGCTGACGACAGTCTATGGTGATTATCGTCTTACGACAGCAACGGCAGTGATCAGTATGGCCGCGGAGGTGGCGGGTGAGCTGTTGATTTTCTGGGACCCGGATAAGGTCAGTATTTTAATGGACAGCATGGAAGTTATTAATTTTTTGATCTCTCTGGTCATTCTGGTCGGTGTATACGCAGTTGCGCTGGTTATCATCTATTACGAACGGCAGAAAAATGAAGCCAGTATCAAAAAGGAACTGGAACGCTACAGGCTGCAGCTGGAGCTGCTGAAAGATAACCTGACTTCCCTCTACAACAGAGCGGCTCTGCAGGAACAGCTGCAGGTGATGGAAAAAAGCAGCGAAAGTTTTATTTTTGTGATGATTGATGTGGATGATTTTAAGCTGATTAATGATACAATGGGACATGTGAGCGGTGACAACGTTCTGAAAAAAATGGCTGATGTACTGATAAAATATAGTCAGGACAATCCCGCGTTCAGATTTGGTGGAGATGAATTCTGCATTTTGTTTAAAAATAAGACTTCCGGGCAGGTTGCAGACATATGCAGGGAAATTCAGGCAGAGCTGAGAAGGATTACGGATGTAGAAGGAGTACGGGGAGTGACAGCCAGTTTCGGTATTGCGGCTTATGAAACCGGGTTACCCGCCGAGCTTCTGGTGGAATATGCAGACCAGGCACTGTATGAGGCAAAAAAGAATAAGGGAAGCATCAGTATCTATGAAAAAAATAGGAATCGAGACAACGGTTGA
- a CDS encoding flavodoxin family protein, which translates to MKVVLLNGSPHKAGCTYTALSEAARVLEEQGIGTEILQLGTRPVRGCIACGACSKTGRCTFDDDVANLWIDKMKEADGLIVGSPVYYAGPNGALCAVLDRVFYAASSAFRFKPAAAVLSARRGGASASFDRLNKYFTIAEMPVVASQYWNAVHGMTPEEVKQDREGLQIMRTLGKNMAWMLKAMERKKEDDGVPEREPWTPTNFIR; encoded by the coding sequence ATGAAAGTAGTTCTTTTGAACGGCAGTCCGCACAAGGCGGGGTGTACTTACACGGCACTGTCGGAGGCGGCGCGCGTATTGGAAGAGCAGGGAATTGGCACGGAGATTCTTCAGCTGGGGACCAGACCGGTACGCGGATGTATCGCCTGCGGTGCCTGTTCTAAAACAGGACGATGTACATTTGACGACGATGTCGCAAATCTCTGGATTGATAAGATGAAAGAAGCTGACGGGCTGATCGTGGGATCACCGGTATACTATGCAGGACCTAACGGTGCACTCTGCGCAGTTCTTGACCGTGTGTTTTATGCTGCGAGCAGTGCATTCCGGTTTAAACCGGCAGCCGCAGTCCTGAGTGCGAGACGTGGAGGGGCAAGTGCGTCCTTTGACCGGCTCAATAAATATTTTACCATCGCTGAGATGCCGGTGGTGGCATCCCAGTACTGGAATGCCGTGCATGGGATGACACCGGAAGAAGTGAAGCAGGACAGGGAAGGACTGCAGATCATGCGCACGCTTGGCAAAAATATGGCATGGATGCTGAAAGCCATGGAGCGAAAGAAAGAAGATGACGGGGTTCCGGAACGGGAACCGTGGACACCGACTAATTTTATTCGATGA
- a CDS encoding ABC transporter permease, producing MAAVRCLPAAQEVDREAAHQECKEGDSMIFQSLKMAWSAITSNKMRSFLTMLGIIIGVVSLVVLVSIVNGATSSVTDSISGIGTNLLQVSITDDKENPLRLSELLDITDNEDIAAAAPIAQSSMTGKNDYTSETTTVYGTTGDYLEIMGLELGYGRFLKSPDVDNHSYVAILSYDAAIELIGRADAVGETVSLDGRSFEIVGVLAEDTSGMSSSRAVLEAYVPYTTLTRMADNVLYVTNLCASAVSEETLDAAEATLMEFLMNRFGQDEDAFTIQNQSTLMETMSSVTDTMAMMLGGIAAISLLVGGIGIMNIMLVSVTERTREIGIRKAIGARSWNIMLQFLIEALVVSLMGCMIGIGLSWVILQIAGMVMDSMSFQLQSKVVWLAVGFSIAIGVLFGIYPAKKAAGKHPIEALRHTG from the coding sequence ATGGCGGCGGTGAGATGCCTTCCGGCGGCTCAGGAGGTGGACCGGGAGGCGGCGCACCAGGAATGTAAGGAGGGAGACAGCATGATATTTCAATCATTGAAGATGGCGTGGAGTGCCATTACATCGAATAAGATGCGTTCCTTCCTGACGATGCTTGGCATCATTATCGGCGTTGTGTCGCTGGTGGTGCTTGTATCTATTGTAAATGGCGCGACTTCGTCTGTAACAGATTCAATTTCCGGCATTGGGACGAACCTGCTGCAGGTGAGCATCACGGATGACAAGGAAAACCCGCTGAGACTTTCAGAACTTCTGGATATTACCGATAATGAAGACATAGCGGCGGCTGCGCCGATTGCCCAGAGCAGTATGACAGGGAAAAACGATTACACAAGTGAGACAACGACAGTATATGGTACAACTGGTGATTATCTGGAGATCATGGGGCTGGAACTCGGATACGGCCGGTTTCTGAAAAGCCCGGATGTTGACAATCATTCCTATGTGGCAATCTTAAGTTATGATGCTGCGATAGAACTTATCGGCCGTGCCGATGCCGTCGGTGAAACAGTGTCACTCGACGGTCGCAGTTTTGAGATCGTAGGAGTGCTTGCCGAGGACACATCGGGAATGAGTTCATCAAGGGCAGTGCTGGAGGCGTATGTTCCCTATACGACGCTTACGCGTATGGCGGATAATGTGCTGTACGTCACCAATTTGTGTGCCTCTGCAGTGAGTGAAGAGACTCTGGATGCTGCGGAGGCAACGCTGATGGAGTTCCTGATGAACAGGTTTGGGCAGGATGAAGATGCATTTACGATACAAAACCAGTCAACACTGATGGAGACGATGAGCAGTGTCACGGATACAATGGCGATGATGCTTGGAGGAATCGCAGCAATCTCGCTGCTGGTAGGAGGAATCGGTATCATGAACATCATGCTGGTCTCTGTCACAGAGCGCACACGTGAGATCGGCATCAGAAAAGCGATAGGCGCGAGGTCATGGAATATCATGCTTCAGTTTCTGATCGAGGCACTGGTGGTCAGCCTGATGGGATGCATGATAGGAATCGGACTGTCCTGGGTAATTCTGCAGATCGCAGGTATGGTCATGGATTCCATGAGTTTTCAGCTGCAGTCCAAAGTAGTCTGGCTTGCGGTGGGATTTTCCATTGCGATCGGCGTATTGTTTGGAATTTATCCGGCAAAGAAAGCGGCCGGAAAACATCCGATCGAAGCGCTCAGGCACACCGGATAA
- a CDS encoding HlyD family efflux transporter periplasmic adaptor subunit, which produces MKGSGLRKISKKKVGTGIIIVIVLAGAGIGFLLLRGRRAAAMQLTVTAQEATARKGSISNTVVGTGNLEEDTGDTQKVPSGLEYDEILVEAGDEVNKGDTLAVINKKSLLNLIVETQEKLESLEDEIEEAEDEEQGSYEYQALVAEKEEDEAFLDELEALTESYVIAAQQAGTVMSVSISSKDDVSSEDGSGSAGSTAGNSNTSGSVSTAAVRTGMISGSFLYLNSTAEEETQGSAPELSVNDITASADMPVSEAKGDADGEDGDVQDAQVITDCRDLTLQIPRTGDSMEKSIDMAGYAGTVNWSEADECYTATVNLTAKAGYCFASDIQPVINGGTVSGCSVTGNGEGNRLAFTLTVEKPDSVGAEGGQPAENKTESGETSATGTDNGGSDSGTDNTAGSGNQNKTADSSTEGSIYGQEAGSVSGGVTSGSAVTGNTDSTSAAESGSAAGSIDANHIQAFSIAAGDKMLLSVNVDELDILSVDAGQEAAVTFDALEGETYTGTITEISDSASVSGGVAKYAVEIELAKDENMRAGMNASATITIESKEDIITIPLNALQEQGGKTFVYTQKDDESGQLGGETQVETGLSDSENVEITSGLSDGDIVYYNRTGTSESDDSDMMPGGGMMFDGGAVPDGGGEMPSGGSGGGPGGGAPGM; this is translated from the coding sequence ATGAAAGGAAGCGGATTAAGAAAAATTTCAAAAAAGAAGGTTGGAACGGGCATTATAATCGTGATTGTGCTGGCAGGGGCAGGTATTGGTTTCCTGCTGCTGAGGGGAAGGCGTGCTGCCGCGATGCAGCTGACGGTGACTGCCCAGGAGGCGACCGCACGGAAAGGCAGCATTTCCAATACGGTTGTGGGGACGGGGAATCTGGAGGAGGACACCGGCGACACGCAGAAAGTGCCGTCCGGTCTTGAATATGATGAGATTCTGGTGGAAGCGGGGGATGAAGTGAACAAGGGGGATACGCTTGCGGTCATCAATAAGAAGTCACTTTTGAATCTGATTGTGGAGACGCAGGAGAAACTGGAGTCGCTGGAGGATGAGATCGAAGAGGCTGAGGACGAGGAGCAGGGATCTTATGAATATCAGGCTCTGGTGGCGGAAAAAGAAGAGGATGAGGCATTCCTGGACGAACTGGAGGCACTGACGGAATCATATGTGATCGCTGCGCAGCAGGCGGGGACGGTTATGTCGGTCAGCATCTCGTCAAAAGATGACGTATCGTCTGAAGACGGTTCGGGGAGCGCAGGCAGTACCGCGGGAAACAGCAACACTTCCGGCTCGGTGAGTACGGCTGCGGTACGAACAGGTATGATATCCGGGTCTTTTTTATATCTGAACAGCACCGCTGAGGAAGAGACGCAGGGATCTGCCCCTGAGTTATCTGTGAATGATATCACTGCTTCGGCCGATATGCCTGTCTCAGAGGCGAAGGGAGATGCAGACGGGGAAGATGGAGATGTACAGGATGCCCAGGTCATTACAGACTGCCGTGATCTGACACTGCAGATTCCGCGGACCGGTGATTCCATGGAGAAGTCCATTGATATGGCCGGATATGCAGGAACGGTAAACTGGTCAGAGGCGGACGAGTGTTATACGGCGACTGTCAATTTAACTGCCAAAGCCGGGTATTGTTTTGCATCTGATATACAGCCGGTGATCAACGGAGGGACGGTATCCGGATGCAGTGTGACCGGTAATGGAGAAGGGAACCGGCTGGCATTTACGCTGACGGTAGAAAAGCCGGATTCCGTTGGAGCCGAAGGTGGTCAGCCCGCTGAAAATAAAACAGAATCCGGAGAGACATCCGCTACGGGAACCGATAATGGGGGCTCTGATTCAGGAACAGACAATACCGCGGGTTCCGGGAATCAAAACAAAACTGCAGACAGCAGCACCGAGGGAAGTATCTACGGTCAGGAGGCGGGCTCTGTTTCGGGCGGTGTGACATCGGGAAGCGCTGTGACCGGGAATACAGATTCAACCTCCGCAGCAGAGTCCGGTTCAGCTGCGGGAAGTATTGATGCAAACCATATACAGGCATTTTCCATTGCAGCAGGAGATAAGATGCTGCTCTCTGTGAATGTTGATGAGCTGGATATTCTGTCTGTTGATGCCGGGCAGGAAGCGGCTGTCACATTTGACGCACTGGAAGGTGAGACATACACCGGGACGATCACGGAGATCTCAGACAGCGCAAGTGTCAGCGGGGGTGTCGCCAAATATGCAGTGGAGATCGAACTGGCAAAGGATGAGAACATGCGGGCGGGAATGAATGCGTCTGCGACGATCACCATTGAAAGTAAAGAAGACATTATAACCATTCCCCTGAATGCACTCCAGGAGCAGGGTGGTAAGACCTTTGTTTATACACAGAAAGACGATGAGTCGGGACAGCTTGGCGGAGAGACACAGGTGGAGACCGGATTATCGGACAGTGAGAATGTCGAGATCACGAGTGGCCTGTCAGACGGGGATATCGTTTATTACAACAGGACGGGAACTTCAGAATCCGATGACAGTGATATGATGCCGGGCGGCGGTATGATGTTTGACGGAGGGGCAGTGCCGGATGGCGGCGGTGAGATGCCTTCCGGCGGCTCAGGAGGTGGACCGGGAGGCGGCGCACCAGGAATGTAA
- a CDS encoding hydratase, with protein sequence MIQLYETGAYLLNGTELVADTPDAQAVLQSKLKSVPSKADAAKNTIAYGILADHNTSGNMEKLQVKFDKLTSHDITFVGIIQTARASGLEKFPVPYVLTNCHNSLCAVGGTINEDDHMFGLTCAKKYGGVYVPPHQAVIHQFAREMLACGGGMILGSDSHTRYGALGTMAMGEGGPELVKQLLEQTYDIDMPGVIGVYMTGAPVPGVGPQDVALAIIGAVFANGYVKNKVMEFVGPGVENLSADFRIGVDVMTTETTCLSSIWKTDDKIKEFYEIHGRSGDYKELNPGAVTYYDGIIHVELDKVRPMIAMPFHPSNTYTIDELNANLMDILDDVEKKALVSLDGKVDFSLKDKVRDGKLYVEQGIIAGCAGGGFENICAAADILRGSGIGSDAFTLSVYPASTPIYMEIAKNGVLADLMATGAVVKTAFCGPCFGAGDTPANNALSIRHSTRNFPNREGSKVQNGQISSVALMDARSIAATAANKGYLTPATDFAGEYTNPVYHFESSIYENRVFDSKGVADPSVEIQFGPNIKDWPAMSALTDNIVLKVVSEIHDPVTTTDELIPSGETSSYRSNPLGLAEFTLSRKDPAYVGRAKEVQAAEKARTDGQDPCAALPELAPVIDTVKASFTSVSPENTGIGSTIFAVKPGDGSAREQAASCQKVLGGWANIANEYATKRYRSNLINWGMLPFLIPEGELPFKNGDYLFVPDIKKAVEEKADEIKAYNASDSMKEFTVKLGDLTDDEREIILKGCLINYNRK encoded by the coding sequence ATGATTCAATTATATGAAACCGGTGCCTACCTGCTGAATGGAACGGAGCTTGTGGCAGATACTCCGGATGCGCAGGCGGTTCTGCAGAGCAAACTGAAAAGTGTGCCTTCAAAAGCGGATGCCGCAAAGAATACCATTGCATATGGAATTCTGGCTGATCACAATACATCAGGCAATATGGAAAAGCTGCAGGTGAAATTTGATAAGCTGACTTCCCATGACATTACCTTTGTAGGTATCATCCAGACGGCACGTGCTTCGGGGCTTGAGAAATTTCCGGTACCGTACGTACTGACCAATTGCCATAACTCTCTGTGTGCTGTAGGCGGAACCATTAATGAGGATGACCACATGTTTGGCCTGACATGTGCAAAAAAATACGGCGGTGTCTATGTTCCGCCTCATCAGGCAGTTATTCATCAGTTTGCGCGTGAGATGCTCGCCTGCGGGGGCGGCATGATCCTGGGATCTGACAGCCATACACGATACGGAGCCCTCGGAACGATGGCGATGGGTGAAGGCGGACCCGAACTTGTAAAACAGCTGCTGGAGCAGACATATGACATTGATATGCCGGGTGTGATCGGCGTTTACATGACGGGGGCTCCGGTTCCAGGCGTAGGTCCGCAGGACGTTGCACTTGCGATCATTGGAGCTGTCTTTGCCAATGGTTATGTAAAAAATAAAGTGATGGAATTTGTGGGACCCGGTGTCGAAAACCTGAGCGCAGACTTCAGAATTGGTGTGGATGTCATGACGACAGAGACGACATGCCTGTCCTCTATCTGGAAAACAGACGATAAGATCAAAGAGTTTTATGAGATTCATGGAAGAAGCGGCGATTATAAAGAGTTGAATCCAGGAGCGGTCACATATTATGACGGTATCATTCATGTTGAACTGGATAAAGTGAGGCCGATGATTGCAATGCCGTTCCATCCGAGCAACACGTATACGATCGACGAACTGAATGCGAATCTGATGGATATTCTGGATGATGTTGAGAAGAAAGCCCTTGTAAGCCTTGACGGTAAGGTAGACTTCTCCCTGAAGGATAAAGTGAGAGACGGAAAGCTCTATGTGGAGCAGGGAATCATCGCGGGCTGTGCCGGCGGCGGATTTGAGAATATCTGTGCTGCTGCTGATATTTTAAGGGGTTCAGGTATCGGTTCGGATGCCTTTACGTTAAGTGTATACCCGGCAAGCACACCTATTTATATGGAGATTGCAAAGAACGGCGTTCTGGCTGATCTGATGGCGACAGGTGCAGTTGTTAAGACGGCATTCTGCGGACCGTGCTTCGGTGCCGGGGATACCCCGGCAAATAATGCGCTGAGTATCCGTCACTCTACGAGAAACTTCCCGAACCGTGAAGGTTCCAAGGTTCAGAACGGACAGATTTCATCCGTTGCACTGATGGATGCACGTTCGATTGCGGCTACGGCGGCAAATAAAGGATATCTGACACCGGCGACAGACTTTGCCGGAGAGTACACAAATCCGGTTTATCATTTTGAAAGTTCGATCTACGAAAACAGGGTGTTTGACAGCAAGGGTGTGGCGGATCCTTCTGTTGAGATTCAGTTCGGTCCGAACATTAAGGATTGGCCGGCGATGTCTGCACTGACAGACAACATCGTGCTGAAAGTGGTTTCTGAGATCCACGATCCGGTCACAACCACGGACGAACTGATTCCTTCGGGGGAGACTTCATCCTACCGCTCCAATCCTCTCGGACTTGCCGAGTTTACGCTGTCAAGAAAAGATCCGGCGTACGTGGGACGTGCAAAGGAAGTGCAGGCGGCAGAGAAGGCAAGGACAGACGGGCAGGATCCGTGTGCTGCTCTGCCCGAGCTTGCGCCGGTCATTGATACAGTGAAAGCTTCCTTTACCAGTGTGTCACCGGAGAATACAGGAATCGGAAGTACGATCTTTGCGGTGAAGCCAGGTGACGGTTCTGCGCGTGAACAGGCAGCGTCATGTCAGAAAGTGCTGGGTGGCTGGGCAAATATTGCGAATGAATATGCAACAAAAAGATACCGGTCAAACCTGATCAACTGGGGTATGCTCCCATTTTTGATTCCGGAAGGCGAGCTGCCGTTCAAGAACGGAGACTATCTGTTTGTGCCAGATATTAAAAAGGCAGTGGAAGAAAAGGCAGATGAGATCAAAGCATATAATGCCAGCGACTCCATGAAAGAGTTTACAGTGAAACTCGGTGATCTGACTGATGATGAACGTGAGATCATTCTCAAGGGATGCCTGATCAATTATAACAGAAAATAG
- a CDS encoding histidine kinase dimerization/phospho-acceptor domain-containing protein — MMEHETRFHFYSKFAKMTTLTLQMLCVAGFVISVVLAGYVMNTVGSLDDLTGHSSYEDTSGCGMDAAQELHQNTQHVKYKPWFETDGEYDENKKIDISGPGETDARNMDKNTTYTVGQLRNILNQVNENSMGFSDILSNWGYYYDTDYYGEEYYDENGYYMGDVSEGASEESTAETRLTDEENYILREMYNAGKRIEVELPSSGVSLADQALKEQSVLYLMQKYENMSNVLDGLSTYLGSRNIDLETNLKYYVRDTATGIIATNVQEWEGKTTGMTEGDWTLLMSYTRDNGKVDFKTGETQAQKYMKNFFRNTPLVGDDEEVIVALDTSYPVSDDFKSNAEWFATYQPKFYFLAGSAILTLLIGIACFIIATIQTGRKEKGGEVILSKFDRLPTEIAVAIGCVFGGLLIGVSISAGWSNSWEAVWLSVLAAVGAVICASFFMGVYLSVVRRIKSKTLWQNSLTRSIVKMSKKVYDARKTSGKIIIAFVGLLLAHFIVIVAFMGFGVFIALIGDALVLLYLIKEGAGRQTIKEGLVHIAEGDLEYKIDVTTLQGENKEMAEHVNRVGEGLQNAMEKSIKNERMKAELITNVSHDIKTPLTSIINYVDLLKRENLQDNKVRGYIEVLDAKSQRLKQLTDDLVEASKVSTGNVELHMTRIQVQQLLQQAYGEFDEKLSAKGLQTILNQVEEPVVIMADGRQLWRIFENLLNNIAKYAMPNTRVYIDLQEKNGKAVMTFKNISEYPLNISADELTERFTRGDESRSTEGSGLGLSIAKNLTELQHGKFDIYLDGDLFKVTVAFDMTFTPEPEQPQETTE, encoded by the coding sequence ATGATGGAGCATGAAACAAGATTCCATTTCTATTCGAAGTTCGCCAAGATGACAACTCTGACACTGCAGATGCTATGTGTGGCGGGGTTCGTGATTTCGGTTGTTCTGGCGGGTTATGTAATGAATACCGTAGGGAGCCTTGATGATCTGACCGGGCATTCAAGTTACGAGGATACTTCAGGCTGCGGTATGGATGCTGCACAGGAACTGCATCAAAATACGCAGCATGTCAAGTATAAGCCGTGGTTTGAGACGGACGGCGAATATGATGAGAATAAAAAAATAGATATCTCAGGTCCCGGGGAGACAGATGCCAGGAATATGGATAAAAACACAACCTATACGGTGGGACAGCTGAGAAATATTCTGAACCAGGTAAATGAAAACAGCATGGGGTTTTCAGATATCCTGTCCAACTGGGGATATTACTATGATACGGATTATTACGGTGAAGAGTATTATGACGAAAACGGATACTATATGGGCGATGTGTCGGAAGGCGCATCGGAAGAGAGTACTGCGGAAACCCGGCTGACAGATGAAGAAAATTATATTCTGCGGGAAATGTATAACGCAGGAAAAAGGATCGAAGTGGAACTTCCCTCCTCCGGTGTTTCACTTGCGGATCAGGCACTGAAAGAGCAGAGTGTCTTATATCTGATGCAGAAGTATGAGAACATGAGCAATGTGCTGGATGGGCTGAGTACTTATCTCGGCAGCAGGAATATAGACCTGGAAACCAACCTGAAGTATTACGTTCGGGATACGGCGACGGGAATTATCGCTACGAATGTACAGGAGTGGGAAGGTAAAACAACGGGTATGACGGAAGGCGACTGGACGCTGCTGATGAGCTATACACGTGACAATGGAAAAGTTGACTTTAAAACGGGTGAGACACAGGCACAGAAATATATGAAGAATTTCTTTCGGAACACCCCTTTGGTGGGGGATGATGAAGAGGTGATTGTGGCTCTTGATACTTCCTATCCCGTATCTGATGATTTTAAGAGCAATGCGGAGTGGTTTGCGACATATCAGCCGAAGTTTTATTTCCTGGCAGGTTCTGCCATCCTGACGCTGCTGATCGGAATTGCATGCTTTATCATAGCTACCATCCAGACAGGAAGAAAGGAAAAAGGCGGTGAGGTTATTCTCAGCAAATTCGACCGTCTTCCCACGGAGATCGCAGTTGCGATCGGATGTGTATTCGGCGGCCTGCTCATCGGTGTAAGTATAAGCGCCGGGTGGAGCAACAGCTGGGAGGCTGTATGGCTTTCCGTACTGGCAGCAGTGGGTGCGGTGATCTGCGCGTCGTTCTTCATGGGAGTATATTTAAGTGTTGTACGCAGGATCAAATCAAAAACACTCTGGCAGAACAGCCTGACGAGAAGTATCGTGAAGATGAGCAAGAAAGTCTATGATGCCCGTAAGACATCCGGGAAAATTATCATAGCATTTGTCGGGCTTTTACTGGCACATTTTATCGTGATTGTAGCATTCATGGGATTTGGAGTGTTTATAGCACTGATCGGTGATGCCCTGGTGCTGCTGTATCTGATCAAAGAAGGCGCAGGAAGACAGACGATCAAAGAGGGGCTTGTCCATATCGCGGAAGGCGATCTGGAGTATAAGATTGACGTTACCACGCTTCAGGGTGAAAATAAAGAGATGGCTGAACACGTGAACCGTGTGGGTGAGGGACTTCAGAATGCAATGGAAAAATCCATAAAAAATGAGCGGATGAAGGCGGAATTGATCACGAACGTTTCACATGACATAAAAACACCGCTCACATCCATCATTAATTATGTGGATCTTCTGAAGCGGGAAAACCTTCAGGACAACAAAGTCAGGGGCTATATCGAGGTGCTGGATGCAAAATCCCAGAGATTAAAACAACTGACGGATGATCTGGTCGAGGCAAGTAAGGTGAGCACGGGGAACGTAGAGCTCCATATGACCAGAATACAGGTACAGCAGCTGCTTCAGCAGGCATACGGTGAATTCGACGAAAAGCTCTCTGCAAAAGGCCTGCAGACGATCCTGAACCAGGTGGAGGAGCCGGTGGTCATTATGGCGGACGGAAGGCAGCTTTGGAGAATATTTGAAAACCTGCTGAACAACATTGCGAAATATGCAATGCCAAATACCAGAGTATACATTGATCTTCAGGAGAAAAACGGCAAGGCGGTGATGACCTTTAAGAACATATCAGAATATCCGCTCAACATCAGTGCGGATGAGCTGACAGAAAGATTCACACGCGGGGATGAAAGCCGAAGCACTGAGGGTAGCGGACTGGGGCTGTCCATCGCAAAGAATCTGACAGAACTGCAGCATGGTAAGTTTGACATCTATCTGGACGGTGACCTGTTCAAGGTGACGGTAGCGTTTGATATGACGTTTACACCGGAGCCGGAACAGCCGCAGGAGACAACGGAATAA
- a CDS encoding response regulator transcription factor, translating to MLNVLVCDDDKEIVDAIEIYLSQEGYRILKAYDGIQALDIMKKEEIHLLILDIMMPRMDGIRATLKIREESNIPIIMLSAKSEDTDKILGLNMGADDYVTKPFNPLELVARAKSQLRRYTKLGNIQETDNIFRTGGLAINDDRKEVTVDDEPVKLTPIEYNILLLLMKNQGRVFSIEQIYENIWQEEAIAADNTVAVHIRHIREKIEINPKEPRYLKVVWGVGYKIEKL from the coding sequence ATGTTAAACGTATTAGTTTGTGATGATGATAAAGAAATAGTAGATGCGATTGAGATCTATCTGTCACAGGAGGGATACCGAATCCTTAAGGCATATGACGGAATACAGGCGCTTGATATCATGAAGAAGGAGGAGATACACCTTTTGATTCTGGATATCATGATGCCGAGGATGGACGGGATCCGAGCCACCTTGAAGATCAGGGAGGAGAGCAACATACCGATCATCATGCTGTCAGCGAAGTCGGAGGATACAGATAAGATTCTGGGACTGAACATGGGCGCTGATGATTATGTGACAAAGCCATTCAATCCGCTTGAGCTCGTGGCGAGAGCAAAGTCCCAGCTGCGCAGGTACACCAAACTGGGGAACATACAGGAGACGGATAATATATTCCGGACGGGCGGACTCGCGATCAATGATGACCGGAAAGAGGTTACGGTTGATGATGAACCGGTTAAACTCACGCCGATTGAATACAACATTCTGCTGCTTCTTATGAAGAATCAGGGAAGAGTATTCTCCATCGAACAGATTTACGAGAATATCTGGCAGGAAGAAGCGATCGCCGCAGATAATACGGTGGCAGTCCATATCCGCCATATTCGTGAAAAGATAGAGATTAATCCAAAAGAACCACGCTACCTGAAAGTGGTATGGGGAGTCGGCTATAAAATTGAAAAACTTTAA